Within Acanthochromis polyacanthus isolate Apoly-LR-REF ecotype Palm Island chromosome 3, KAUST_Apoly_ChrSc, whole genome shotgun sequence, the genomic segment TCCTCTTGATCACTATACCGCCTCCTCCCCCTCCAGGATCTACATTGTGTTGGTGTGGCGTCAAACGGGCATTTTGCGCCGGCTCCGGCGTCTGGCTTGGCGTCAGTCGCGCTGAGCCGTTCTGTCCCTTTGCTGCCGACAAGTCCTCTTTGTACTCCATCGTGTGAGGAGAGGTGAGGTGAGGCGTTTGGCGGTCAGCCGGAGAGCCCTTTCGGAGTCCCCCTGATGAGGTTAATGTGTCATATTCTGATTTTGCCTGAGGCGAAGGGGCAGTTAGGATTGTTTCATTTGACGTATTGCACTGGAAGTACTCATCTGTTGAGGGCTTAGGAGACAGTCCCATTAGCTCATTGTACGTTGGCAAGCTGTCTCTGCTTTTGTTCCTCTCCATCGTACTCCGGATCCTTGACTCGTCCAAACTCCCTTTCCCCAAATCAGGCACATTAAAATCAGAGTGGAACTTAGCAGCAGAGAACATGATCCTTGAGTAGTGGGAGGACTTCTGCGTGGCCCGCAGGGTGCCATCATCAGTGTAGTAATGACTACGCTCCTCCAGTCTGGGTTCAAAGTCTTCTGGTGCGCCCAGTGAGGGGCCTTTGAGAGAGTTGTCCATGGACCGAGATCGTTCCTTAGCTTGATCTGACCTCTCGTGACGCGACTTCCTGTCCTGATTGTGACTGTGACTTCTTTGCACTCTAGACTGGCATGTTCCACGTGAGGGTTCGGGGAAGGGCATCTCCGTCCGTCTCTTTGCTAGCTCCCCAGACACGTCCCACTCAGGGGTAACAGGGCAGTACGATTCAGTAATGTTGGGGTTGCTGTGGACCAGGTATGTTGCGCCTCCACTGCGTCTGCGCTCCAACGTGTACATGGCCTCCCGAGGCGAGCGAACTAATGAGTGACTAAAGAAGCGGTAATCCCTTTCCATGAACACTAGATCCCAGTTTGAACCCTCAGACGGATCTCCCCTGGAGGTCCGGGGTTTGCTGTGAGAGCGGGACTTACCATGTGGGGCCCTCCGGTGGCCTCTGCCCCTTCTGCTGCGAGCGCTGTGCTGGGCTGAAGACCCGGCCTTGTTCTTCTGCGTACGCTCTTCCTCCAGCCTCTTCATCACAGCCGTGTGTCTCGCAACATTCTCCACTGTTAGGTCGGGGTTGATTCTGCGAATTATCTCCATCTCCACCTCACGGGGAATGGGCGTTGTTGGCACGTCCTCGTCACGAAGAGGCCACTCCTCTGGGGGGAACTGAGCTGAGAAGGTGGCCAGCTGCCTCATTTTGTCCTTCTTGAAACTCAGCCTGAACAGCCGGAGTCCAAACCTTTTGGATTGCTTCTCGCTACTTCCGCCACCACcacttccttctttctttttggtcagAGTGTCAGTTTTATAAGGGAAAGAAGTGATGCTTTTGCTCTTATCGGCTGGCTCTTGGGGCGGCGGTTGCTGGGCAGGAGGGGTGGTGGGAGCCGGGGGGTAGGGGTATGATGGCGGCTCTCCTCGGTGCTCCTTGGCTGACGTGCTTGGTGGAGGATCTCCACCATTGTGATCCTTGGGTGGCTTGCTTTGATAGGAATCTCCCCTGTGCTCCTTCGGTGACTTACTTTGGTGCGCAGGGGCGTGAAGTCTGGACGGGTCTTCGCGATAGGAATTGTATGAGTCACTGTGATTCTTGCGAGGAGGCCTTTCTCTCAGGCAACCGGGTGTTGATGATGGGACGTTGGCAGACTGAGGTGAAGTACAATGCTgaggttgttgctgctgctgctgctgctgctgctgctgctgctgctgctggcgcTCTGGCAGCCGATCATCCAGGTGATACCACTTGTTGTTTGTCCTGATGAGGGAAGGAGTGATAAAGTAGGTCTGGGGAGTGACAATGAAGTAGCCCTCTGGAGTTGGGTAGATCTTCCTCTCTCGCACCAGCATGTTCAAGGTATGTCGCAGAACCTCTGAGCTGGGTGTAGGCACGCCTGCAAGAAACAGATTAAAGTTTAAGCacaattttaatgtatttcatttaaaaacgtGGATTATATAGAACAATTCAAGGTCAATCTGGCTAAAGCCTTGGGATAATttcaatacagtaaaaaataatcaaaagttCCAACAACTAGAAGAGAGATTTCTTTGGAAGTATTAAGTACATGGTTTCActtattattacattttgagTGTATTAATACACATTTCTTGAATTAGTAATGAACGATACCGGATTTTTGTCAACACCCAATATACCGATATCATCCACTTCATTTTGACTGATTGCTGATGCCAATACCGATTTACACCAATATTTTTTTCCTACTTGAATGGAGAGAATATCAAATTTTCCTGTAGTGGAATTAACATATTATTATGCCTTGTCTTATTGTGGTGTCCAGATGTAAAAtacaatgctttttattttcaaattttgacTGGGCTTAGCaactaaacaaaaatgtctGATCTGATCCTTCTTCTGTTTCCAAATTGTTTCTGTACTTCAACAAAATAATCACccatttgaaaatttgcagtGTTAATGTATAAAACATTAAAGTTTGTACTATTCTGGAACaacattgtggaaaaaaaacctttaaaaatagACAATATCTACCCATCAATGTTTATATAAGGCTAATgctgttatttcattttcaagccTTTATCAGCCAAAATCGATAACCTACCAACATCACAGTACATcagttttttacagttaaaatgtacACAGATATATCACCAATTAGAAGCacaacaaaatgtgacatatacactactgttcaaaagtttggggtcacttagaaatgtccttgtttttgaaagaaaaacattttttcagtgaagtcaacattaatcagaaatccagccgagacattgttaatgtggtaaatgactattctagctggaaacggctgatttttaatagaatatctccataggggtacagaggaacatttccagcaaccatcactcctgtgttctaatgctacattgtgttagctaatggtgttaaaaggctcattgatgattagaaaacccttgcgctaatatgttagcacatgaataaaagtgtgagttttcatggacaacatcAAATTGTCtggctgaccccaaacttttgaatggtaacaTAGTTACAGTTAAAGAAACTGAGGATGATGTAAGAAATTGCTGGAATTTAATGAAAACGTGACAAAGAAATTTTTAAACATCAGTGCATGAACCAACTGCAATGAATCACTGTTTAATCTACCCAATTTGCCaatcacattattttaaaataaacaaaattgtGAATATATGACAGCATCAAATACGTCATTAACTAttaatttagctttttattGCAACAGTTCATCGAAGCCACATGACGCCTACCAAGTTAAATATTCAAGCTAAAGATGCTACATTTCTACGGATTTCaagatacattttaaatattctaaaatgtcgttttatacacatttttcagaaatgtaAGTGTTTAGTACCTTCTAAAGATCTTAGGGTCTTCAGTGTAAAATAAACTTCAGATCATTTAAACTGAGGCAGCCCAAAGTTCAGCGCATTAGCGGCTGTGTATTTGAATTTCCACATCTTTATTATTTCTTCCTCAGCTCAAACAGATCCTTATGGATTTTAAAGAACACTGATGTCACAACATGCTCTAAGATCAGATCAGCATGTTCAAATAAACAATGCTAAATAAACTGATCACTCCACATCCCAAGATGACTTGCGAGAATATTGAATTAGGACGTGAAGCACAATGAGTAGCCTGAAAGACTTCATAAACACCAAACCACCGCTAAATGTGGTCCATTTTAAGCAACACCACTCATAACCTTTGTCTAAACCTCGCATTGCCTGACGTTACATCATCCTTGTGTCAGTTTTTaacacagaaatgatgcaaCCTATAAGTTCAACTCGTCTCCAGCAGGGCACCGTGCAGAAGCTGAATGTGAAGGACAAGCTTCCCATCAAATATGACCAACACAGTGATTAAACCTGTTAAGAGCATTGTGTTTAATACACAGTAGGCTTGTTTCACCAATACTGTTTGAAAATAATACAGAATTTAATGGCTGTATACATCAACACTGCATATTTTCAAATGGGTGATCATCTTGTTGAAtttgaaatcagtaa encodes:
- the stox2a gene encoding storkhead-box protein 2 isoform X2, giving the protein MKKNRSGNLRRAWPSSELAERPLEHNLSRSEKDIRVQKQQHLPPPPPPHFSPSPPSYRAPGDVSPISMSPISQSQFIPLGEILCLAISAMNSAHKPVNQEALVEHLTASFPGVPTPSSEVLRHTLNMLVRERKIYPTPEGYFIVTPQTYFITPSLIRTNNKWYHLDDRLPERQQQQQQQQQQQQQQQPQHCTSPQSANVPSSTPGCLRERPPRKNHSDSYNSYREDPSRLHAPAHQSKSPKEHRGDSYQSKPPKDHNGGDPPPSTSAKEHRGEPPSYPYPPAPTTPPAQQPPPQEPADKSKSITSFPYKTDTLTKKKEGSGGGGSSEKQSKRFGLRLFRLSFKKDKMRQLATFSAQFPPEEWPLRDEDVPTTPIPREVEMEIIRRINPDLTVENVARHTAVMKRLEEERTQKNKAGSSAQHSARSRRGRGHRRAPHGKSRSHSKPRTSRGDPSEGSNWDLVFMERDYRFFSHSLVRSPREAMYTLERRRSGGATYLVHSNPNITESYCPVTPEWDVSGELAKRRTEMPFPEPSRGTCQSRVQRSHSHNQDRKSRHERSDQAKERSRSMDNSLKGPSLGAPEDFEPRLEERSHYYTDDGTLRATQKSSHYSRIMFSAAKFHSDFNVPDLGKGSLDESRIRSTMERNKSRDSLPTYNELMGLSPKPSTDEYFQCNTSNETILTAPSPQAKSEYDTLTSSGGLRKGSPADRQTPHLTSPHTMEYKEDLSAAKGQNGSARLTPSQTPEPAQNARLTPHQHNVDPGGGGGGIVIKRKEIFSKDTLFKPPHNALSTGYVDSSYTKSGTLRKASHAKSTEALDNPEPQQPSNSATPSASPAVLQGCLEPTVPSASFDYYNVSDDEEEEEAEEDSHKELATAEDSKDHGEGGGNSGGGGGSGEGTMQWLLEREKDHDLQRKLETNLTLLSPKETENSSSQKSAHSARLDSMDSSSVTVDSGFNSPRTRESLASNTSSIVESNRRQNPALSPGHIGSSGIGLPFSFRAIPEPPTTQPEKLQKSSNCLASITSV
- the stox2a gene encoding storkhead-box protein 2 isoform X1; translated protein: MEKYLQIAPHSLALVLSRVCRQDEEDSAPPSSSSQPPVKFQHQSGYEVFANFKAVNMLHFWNKALTHALSEVFFLGWIDEQVLLIQGKEVHLQVLRNGWTRRTLKPPRGFDIKCIGDVSPISMSPISQSQFIPLGEILCLAISAMNSAHKPVNQEALVEHLTASFPGVPTPSSEVLRHTLNMLVRERKIYPTPEGYFIVTPQTYFITPSLIRTNNKWYHLDDRLPERQQQQQQQQQQQQQQQPQHCTSPQSANVPSSTPGCLRERPPRKNHSDSYNSYREDPSRLHAPAHQSKSPKEHRGDSYQSKPPKDHNGGDPPPSTSAKEHRGEPPSYPYPPAPTTPPAQQPPPQEPADKSKSITSFPYKTDTLTKKKEGSGGGGSSEKQSKRFGLRLFRLSFKKDKMRQLATFSAQFPPEEWPLRDEDVPTTPIPREVEMEIIRRINPDLTVENVARHTAVMKRLEEERTQKNKAGSSAQHSARSRRGRGHRRAPHGKSRSHSKPRTSRGDPSEGSNWDLVFMERDYRFFSHSLVRSPREAMYTLERRRSGGATYLVHSNPNITESYCPVTPEWDVSGELAKRRTEMPFPEPSRGTCQSRVQRSHSHNQDRKSRHERSDQAKERSRSMDNSLKGPSLGAPEDFEPRLEERSHYYTDDGTLRATQKSSHYSRIMFSAAKFHSDFNVPDLGKGSLDESRIRSTMERNKSRDSLPTYNELMGLSPKPSTDEYFQCNTSNETILTAPSPQAKSEYDTLTSSGGLRKGSPADRQTPHLTSPHTMEYKEDLSAAKGQNGSARLTPSQTPEPAQNARLTPHQHNVDPGGGGGGIVIKRKEIFSKDTLFKPPHNALSTGYVDSSYTKSGTLRKASHAKSTEALDNPEPQQPSNSATPSASPAVLQGCLEPTVPSASFDYYNVSDDEEEEEAEEDSHKELATAEDSKDHGEGGGNSGGGGGSGEGTMQWLLEREKDHDLQRKLETNLTLLSPKETENSSSQKSAHSARLDSMDSSSVTVDSGFNSPRTRESLASNTSSIVESNRRQNPALSPGHIGSSGIGLPFSFRAIPEPPTTQPEKLQKSSNCLASITSV